Proteins encoded by one window of Erwinia pyrifoliae DSM 12163:
- the glgC gene encoding glucose-1-phosphate adenylyltransferase — translation MVKLEKHDPVMLARQLPTHTVALILAGGRGTRLKDLTAKRAKPAVHFGGKYRIIDFALSNCLNSGIRRIAVCTQYQSHTLVQHIQRGWSFLNEEMNEFVDLLPAQQRLATDHWYRGTADAVTQNLDIIRRYRAKYIVILAGDHIYKMDYARMLIDHVEHGARCTIACLPVPLEEASAFGVMKVDDDNRVVEFLEKPDNPPSMPGDASRALASMGVYVFDAEYLFDLLEHDQQLPQSTHDFGQDLLPKIVASGEALAHSFSLSCVHQDETAEPYWRDVGTLEAYWKANLDLASVTPELDMYDADWPIHTHMEPLPPAKFVQDRSGSHGMTMNSLVSGGCIISGSVVVNSVLFSRVRINSFCNIESSVLLPDVVVGRSCRLRRCVIDRACVLPEGTVIGENPDDDARRFHRSEEGIVLVTTTMLAKLGWR, via the coding sequence ATGGTGAAATTAGAGAAGCACGACCCTGTGATGCTGGCAAGACAATTGCCAACACACACTGTAGCCCTGATCCTCGCGGGTGGACGCGGTACGCGTCTGAAGGACCTGACCGCCAAACGCGCAAAACCGGCGGTCCATTTCGGCGGAAAATACCGCATCATCGATTTTGCGCTCTCTAACTGCCTTAACTCGGGTATCCGGCGTATTGCGGTCTGTACCCAGTACCAGTCGCATACGCTGGTGCAGCATATCCAGCGCGGCTGGTCGTTTCTTAACGAAGAGATGAACGAGTTTGTCGACCTGCTCCCCGCGCAGCAGCGTCTGGCGACCGACCACTGGTATCGCGGTACGGCCGATGCGGTGACGCAGAATCTGGACATCATCCGCCGCTATCGTGCGAAGTACATCGTTATTCTTGCCGGTGACCACATCTACAAGATGGACTACGCGCGCATGCTGATCGACCACGTTGAACACGGCGCACGCTGCACCATTGCCTGCCTGCCGGTGCCGCTGGAGGAAGCCAGCGCCTTTGGCGTAATGAAGGTCGATGACGATAACAGGGTGGTGGAATTTCTGGAGAAACCAGACAACCCGCCATCGATGCCCGGTGATGCCAGTCGTGCGTTAGCCAGTATGGGCGTCTATGTGTTTGATGCTGAATATCTCTTCGATCTGCTGGAGCATGACCAGCAGCTGCCGCAGTCGACGCACGATTTTGGTCAGGATCTGCTGCCAAAAATCGTCGCCAGCGGTGAGGCACTGGCGCATTCATTCAGCCTTTCCTGTGTACATCAGGATGAGACTGCCGAACCTTACTGGCGCGACGTCGGCACGCTGGAGGCTTACTGGAAAGCCAATCTTGACCTGGCCTCGGTGACGCCGGAACTGGATATGTATGACGCTGACTGGCCGATCCACACGCATATGGAACCGCTGCCGCCCGCTAAGTTTGTCCAGGATCGCTCCGGCAGCCACGGGATGACGATGAATTCACTGGTGTCAGGCGGCTGCATCATTTCGGGTTCAGTGGTGGTGAACTCGGTGCTGTTCTCGCGGGTGCGGATTAACTCCTTCTGCAATATTGAGTCGTCGGTACTGCTGCCGGATGTGGTAGTGGGGCGTTCCTGCCGTCTGCGTCGCTGTGTGATTGACCGCGCCTGCGTGCTGCCTGAGGGAACGGTGATTGGTGAAAATCCGGACGATGATGCCCGGCGTTTCCATCGATCGGAAGAGGGGATTGTGCTGGTCACAACCACCATGCTGGCAAAGCTGGGCTGGCGTTAA
- the glgX gene encoding glycogen debranching protein GlgX, with protein MMPIRDGEPTPRGASYDGKGVNFSLFSQHAGRVELCLFDDDDVETRLDLPARSGDTWHGYLPAVRPGQRYGYRVHGPWQPQQGLRFNPAKLLLDPCARGIEGDVSDNPCFQCGEEQPDTLDSGPMAPKSVVLADDFDWEGDSCPRTPWGSTVIYEAHVRGLTQLHSAIPAEMRGTYAALGHPVMIDYFQRLGITSLQLLPVASFASEPRLLRLGLSNYWGYNPLACYALESRYACGQNPREEFQQAVKTLHQAGIEVILDVVFNHSAELDESGPTLSMRGIDNPSYYWLDEQGNYANWTGCGNTQNLSHPELVASTIDCLHYWVEECHIDGFRFDLATTLGRTPEYRRDAPLFRAIAADPLLSQCKIIAEPWDIGPCGYQVGNFPLPFAEWNDHFRDTARRYWLHGDLSNGDFARRFAASSDLFQREGRLPSRSLNYITGHDGFTLRDVVSFEHKHNEANGEDNRDGSNNNFSYNHGVEGLHAPLLVTEHRRRSVHALLTTLLLAQGTPMLLAGDEHGHSQHGNNNAYCQDNLLTWLDWKHGDRGLFSFTAALIHLRRRIPALQQDCWWQEGDGNVEWLNGQGRPLNRLEWEQGVHRMQIRISKQWLITLNATEEVCDLVLPPGQWHAIPPFAGEDNPILLTVWHGAAQGVCVFQEKI; from the coding sequence ATGATGCCGATACGGGATGGAGAACCCACGCCGCGTGGTGCCAGCTATGATGGCAAAGGGGTTAACTTCAGCCTGTTTTCGCAGCATGCCGGGCGGGTCGAGCTGTGCCTGTTTGATGACGATGACGTTGAGACGCGCCTCGATCTGCCAGCGCGTAGCGGCGATACCTGGCACGGGTATCTGCCTGCCGTTCGTCCCGGTCAGCGTTATGGCTATCGGGTGCACGGCCCGTGGCAGCCACAGCAAGGGCTGCGTTTCAACCCGGCGAAGCTGCTGCTGGACCCCTGCGCACGCGGGATCGAAGGCGATGTCAGCGATAACCCCTGTTTTCAATGCGGAGAGGAACAGCCGGACACGCTGGACAGCGGCCCGATGGCACCGAAAAGCGTGGTGCTGGCAGATGATTTCGACTGGGAAGGCGATAGCTGCCCGCGTACGCCCTGGGGCAGTACGGTGATTTATGAAGCCCATGTGCGCGGTCTGACCCAGCTGCATTCCGCCATTCCGGCCGAGATGCGCGGCACCTATGCCGCGCTCGGCCACCCGGTGATGATTGACTATTTCCAACGTCTGGGCATCACCAGCCTGCAGCTGCTGCCGGTAGCCAGTTTTGCCAGCGAACCCCGGCTGCTGCGGCTGGGGCTGAGTAATTACTGGGGCTATAACCCGCTGGCCTGTTATGCGCTGGAATCTCGCTATGCCTGTGGCCAGAACCCACGCGAAGAGTTTCAGCAGGCGGTCAAAACGCTGCACCAGGCGGGGATCGAAGTGATCCTCGATGTGGTGTTTAACCACAGCGCCGAGCTGGATGAGAGCGGCCCCACGCTGTCGATGCGCGGTATCGATAACCCGAGCTACTACTGGCTGGACGAGCAGGGCAACTATGCCAACTGGACCGGCTGCGGCAATACGCAAAATCTTAGTCACCCTGAATTGGTGGCATCAACCATCGACTGCCTGCACTACTGGGTGGAAGAGTGCCATATAGATGGGTTTCGTTTCGACCTGGCGACCACCCTGGGGCGCACGCCGGAATACCGGCGCGATGCGCCGCTGTTCCGGGCGATAGCCGCCGATCCGCTATTGTCACAATGCAAGATCATCGCCGAGCCGTGGGATATCGGGCCGTGCGGTTATCAGGTGGGAAACTTCCCGCTGCCGTTTGCCGAATGGAACGACCACTTCCGCGACACGGCCCGGCGCTACTGGCTGCATGGCGATCTCTCAAACGGCGATTTCGCCCGGCGCTTTGCGGCTTCCAGCGATCTGTTCCAACGCGAGGGGCGTTTGCCTTCCCGCAGCCTCAACTACATTACCGGCCATGACGGCTTCACCCTGCGCGATGTGGTCAGCTTTGAACATAAACACAACGAGGCTAACGGCGAGGATAACCGTGACGGCAGCAATAACAATTTCAGCTACAACCACGGCGTGGAAGGGCTGCATGCGCCGTTACTGGTGACGGAACACCGCCGGCGTAGCGTGCATGCGCTGTTAACCACTCTGCTGCTGGCCCAGGGTACGCCGATGTTGCTGGCCGGCGATGAACATGGTCACAGCCAGCACGGCAACAACAACGCTTATTGTCAGGACAATCTGCTGACGTGGCTTGACTGGAAGCACGGCGATCGCGGGTTGTTCTCTTTCACCGCTGCGTTAATTCATCTGCGCCGCCGTATTCCCGCGCTGCAGCAGGACTGCTGGTGGCAGGAAGGAGATGGCAACGTGGAATGGCTGAACGGTCAGGGGCGGCCGTTGAACAGGCTTGAGTGGGAACAGGGCGTGCACCGTATGCAAATCAGGATTTCAAAACAATGGCTTATCACGCTTAACGCCACCGAAGAAGTGTGCGATCTGGTGTTACCTCCTGGGCAATGGCATGCCATTCCGCCCTTTGCCGGGGAAGATAACCCAATCCTGTTAACCGTCTGGCATGGAGCCGCTCAGGGAGTGTGCGTGTTCCAGGAAAAAATATAA
- the glgB gene encoding 1,4-alpha-glucan branching enzyme — translation MSELVDSRVINAVVSGHFADPFSVLGMHQTRLGLEVRALLPDASEVWVIDTRTGNQCVQLECLDARGFFQAVIPRRKKPFRYQLAVTWHGQQNLIDDAWRFGPLLPEMDSWLLAEGTHLRPYETLGAHGTMIDGVAGTRFAVWAPNAQRVSVVGEFNYWDGRRHPMRLRREMGVWELFIPAARDGQLYKFEIIDNHGQLRLKADPYAFEAQMRPQSASMICGIPEKTRLSPQRQRANGFDAPISIYEVHLGSWRRHTDNHFWLSYQELAQQLVPYAKEMGFTHLELMPVNEHPFDGSWGYQPLGMYAPTRRFGTRDDFRAFITAAHQAGLNVLLDWVPGHFPADDFGLAKFDGSELYEHGDPREGFHQDWNTLIYNFGRREVSNYLAGNALYWIERFGIDGLRVDAVASMIYRDYSRANGEWVPNHFGGRENLEAIAFLRYTNRTLGHAAPGAITIAEESTDFNGVSRPPETGGLGFWFKWDLGWMHDTLDYMKLDPLYRRHHHNLMTFGMLYNNTENFVLPLSHDEVVHGKGSILDRMPGDDWQKFANLRAYYGWMFGFPGKKLLFMGNEFAQGKEWNHDTSLDWHLLEGKDGWHHGVQRLVRDLNHTYRAHPPLYQQDFDPAGFEWLVVDDVDNSVFVFVRRDCDGNELIVASNFTPVPRHGYRFGVSQAGRWREVLNTDSGHYHGSNMGNLGAVSTDDWGSHNRSHSLSLTLPPLATLWLVREAQ, via the coding sequence ATGTCAGAGCTAGTGGATAGTCGTGTGATTAATGCCGTTGTCTCCGGTCACTTTGCTGACCCCTTTTCCGTTTTGGGGATGCACCAAACCCGCCTCGGTCTGGAAGTGCGCGCCCTGTTGCCTGATGCCAGCGAAGTCTGGGTGATCGATACCCGTACCGGTAATCAATGCGTGCAGCTTGAGTGCCTGGACGCGCGTGGTTTTTTTCAGGCGGTGATACCCAGGCGTAAAAAGCCGTTTCGTTATCAGCTGGCCGTCACCTGGCACGGCCAGCAAAACCTGATCGATGATGCCTGGCGCTTTGGCCCGCTGCTGCCAGAGATGGACAGCTGGCTGCTGGCGGAGGGGACGCATCTGCGTCCCTATGAAACCCTGGGCGCTCATGGGACGATGATTGATGGTGTGGCCGGTACGCGCTTTGCGGTATGGGCACCTAATGCTCAGCGTGTTTCCGTGGTCGGTGAGTTCAACTACTGGGATGGACGCCGCCACCCGATGCGCCTGCGGCGCGAAATGGGGGTCTGGGAGCTGTTTATTCCCGCAGCGCGTGATGGCCAGTTATATAAATTCGAAATTATCGATAATCACGGCCAGCTGCGGCTAAAGGCCGATCCCTATGCGTTTGAAGCGCAGATGCGCCCGCAAAGCGCTTCCATGATCTGCGGTATTCCTGAAAAAACCAGGCTGTCACCGCAGCGCCAACGCGCTAACGGTTTCGATGCACCTATCTCCATCTATGAAGTGCATCTCGGCTCCTGGCGGCGGCATACCGACAATCATTTCTGGCTCAGTTATCAGGAGCTGGCGCAGCAGCTGGTGCCGTACGCCAAAGAGATGGGCTTTACCCATCTGGAACTGATGCCGGTCAATGAGCATCCTTTTGACGGCAGTTGGGGCTATCAGCCTCTGGGCATGTACGCACCTACCCGCCGTTTTGGTACGCGCGATGATTTCCGCGCATTTATTACTGCAGCTCATCAGGCCGGGTTAAACGTCCTGCTTGACTGGGTGCCGGGCCATTTTCCTGCGGATGATTTCGGACTGGCGAAATTTGACGGCAGCGAGCTGTACGAACACGGCGACCCGCGTGAGGGATTCCACCAGGACTGGAATACGCTGATTTACAATTTTGGCCGCCGCGAGGTCAGTAACTATCTGGCGGGCAATGCGCTGTACTGGATCGAACGCTTTGGCATTGATGGCCTGCGCGTGGATGCGGTGGCTTCGATGATCTACCGCGACTACAGCCGTGCCAACGGGGAATGGGTCCCGAATCATTTCGGCGGTCGGGAAAACCTCGAAGCCATCGCCTTTCTGCGTTATACCAACCGCACGCTCGGCCATGCCGCGCCGGGGGCGATTACCATCGCCGAAGAGTCGACGGACTTTAACGGCGTATCGCGCCCGCCGGAAACGGGCGGGCTGGGATTCTGGTTTAAATGGGATCTCGGCTGGATGCACGACACGCTGGACTATATGAAGCTCGACCCGCTCTATCGCCGCCATCATCATAATCTGATGACCTTTGGCATGTTGTACAACAACACCGAAAACTTTGTGCTGCCGCTGTCGCACGATGAAGTGGTTCATGGCAAGGGTTCAATCCTCGACCGCATGCCGGGGGATGACTGGCAGAAATTTGCCAATCTGCGCGCCTACTACGGCTGGATGTTCGGTTTTCCCGGTAAAAAGCTGCTGTTTATGGGCAATGAATTCGCCCAGGGCAAAGAGTGGAACCATGACACCAGCCTGGACTGGCATTTACTGGAAGGGAAAGACGGCTGGCATCACGGTGTACAACGCCTGGTGCGCGACCTCAATCACACCTACCGTGCACATCCACCGTTGTATCAGCAGGATTTTGACCCGGCGGGATTTGAATGGCTGGTGGTGGATGATGTCGATAATTCGGTATTTGTCTTTGTGCGCCGCGATTGCGACGGTAATGAACTGATTGTTGCCAGTAACTTCACGCCGGTACCGCGCCACGGCTATCGCTTTGGCGTGTCACAGGCAGGGCGCTGGCGCGAAGTGCTGAATACCGACTCCGGCCATTATCACGGCAGCAACATGGGCAATCTCGGTGCGGTCAGTACCGATGACTGGGGCAGCCATAACCGCAGCCACTCCCTGAGCCTGACGCTGCCGCCGCTGGCAACGCTATGGCTGGTGCGGGAGGCACAATGA
- the asd gene encoding aspartate-semialdehyde dehydrogenase, with protein sequence MKTVGLIGWRGMVGSVLMQRMSEERDFDVIRPVFFSTSQHGQAAPAFGGQSAGILQDASDIEALKALDIIITCQGGDYTSDIYPELRAAGWQGYWIDAASTLRMADDAIIILDPVNHQVIRDGLERGIKTFVGGNCTVSLMLMSLGGLFANNLVEWVSVATYQAASGGGARHMRELLTQMGMLHDNVAKELQNPASAILDIERKVTEMGRSGVLPTDNFGVPLAGSLIPWIDKQLDNGQTREEWKGQAETNKILRTSHAIPVDGLCVRVGALRCHSQAFTLKLKKDLPLAEIERLLGDHNPWVKVVPNDRDITLRELTPAAVTGTLNTPVGRLRKLNMGPEYLSAFTVGDQLLWGAAEPLRRMLRLLVD encoded by the coding sequence ATGAAAACAGTAGGATTGATTGGCTGGCGCGGCATGGTGGGTTCCGTACTGATGCAGCGCATGAGCGAAGAACGTGATTTTGATGTGATTCGCCCGGTGTTTTTCTCCACCTCCCAGCATGGCCAGGCGGCACCCGCGTTTGGCGGGCAGTCAGCAGGTATTTTGCAGGATGCCAGCGATATTGAAGCGCTGAAAGCGCTGGATATCATTATCACCTGTCAGGGCGGCGATTACACCAGCGACATCTATCCTGAGCTGCGGGCTGCGGGCTGGCAGGGTTACTGGATTGATGCCGCGTCCACTCTGCGCATGGCAGACGACGCGATTATTATCCTCGACCCGGTTAACCACCAGGTGATCCGCGATGGCCTGGAACGCGGGATCAAAACCTTTGTTGGCGGTAACTGCACCGTCAGCCTGATGCTGATGTCTCTGGGCGGCCTGTTTGCCAATAACCTGGTGGAGTGGGTCTCTGTTGCCACCTATCAGGCGGCGTCCGGGGGCGGGGCGCGTCATATGCGCGAACTGCTGACCCAGATGGGGATGCTGCATGACAATGTGGCAAAAGAGCTGCAAAATCCGGCTTCTGCCATCCTCGATATCGAGCGCAAAGTGACCGAGATGGGCCGCAGCGGCGTATTGCCAACCGACAATTTTGGCGTGCCGCTGGCGGGCAGCCTGATCCCGTGGATTGACAAACAGCTGGACAACGGCCAGACGCGCGAAGAGTGGAAGGGCCAGGCCGAAACCAACAAAATTTTGCGCACCAGCCACGCTATCCCGGTTGATGGTTTATGCGTACGCGTGGGTGCGTTACGCTGCCACAGCCAGGCATTTACCCTGAAGCTGAAAAAAGATCTGCCGCTGGCGGAAATCGAACGGCTGCTGGGCGATCATAACCCGTGGGTAAAAGTGGTGCCAAACGATCGTGACATCACCCTGCGTGAGCTGACGCCAGCGGCGGTAACCGGCACGCTGAATACGCCGGTTGGCCGTTTGCGTAAACTGAATATGGGGCCGGAATATCTCTCGGCCTTCACCGTGGGTGACCAGCTGCTATGGGGTGCCGCCGAGCCGCTGCGCCGCATGCTGCGCCTGCTGGTGGATTAA
- the gntU gene encoding gluconate transporter produces the protein MSTATLVLTAAGSVLLLLFLVMKARMHAFVALMLVSIGAGLFSGMPLDKIAETMQKGMGGTLGFLAIVVALGAMFGKILHETGAVDQIAIRMLKTFGESRAHYAMGIAGLICALPLFFEVAVVLLISIAFAVARRTGDNLVKLVIPLFAGVAAAAAFLLPGPAPMLLASQMHADFGWMILLGLCAAIPGMLIAGPLFGRFISQHVQFGLPAEGSHPEFDESKLPSFGFSLSLILFPLILVGLKTIGARFTTPGSSLYQWLEFIGHPFTAILLACLVAIYGLAYRQGMGKERVMQICGAALQPAGIILLVIGAGGVFKQVLVDSGVGPALGNALTGAGLPVALACFVLAGAVRIIQGSATVACLTAVGLIMPVIEPLHYSGAQMAALSICIAGGSVIFSHVNDAGFWLFGRFTGASEGQTLKTWTLMETLLGTVGAIIGMIAFELLS, from the coding sequence ATGAGTACGGCAACGCTGGTATTAACCGCAGCGGGTTCGGTGCTGCTGCTGCTGTTTTTGGTGATGAAGGCGCGTATGCACGCTTTCGTGGCGCTGATGTTAGTGTCCATCGGTGCCGGGCTGTTTTCCGGTATGCCGCTGGATAAAATCGCCGAAACCATGCAAAAAGGCATGGGTGGCACCCTCGGTTTTCTGGCTATCGTCGTCGCGCTTGGGGCGATGTTCGGCAAAATCCTGCATGAAACCGGCGCGGTCGATCAAATCGCTATCCGCATGCTGAAAACCTTTGGTGAAAGTCGCGCTCATTATGCGATGGGGATTGCCGGGTTGATTTGCGCCCTGCCGCTGTTTTTTGAGGTGGCTGTGGTGCTGTTGATCAGTATTGCTTTCGCCGTGGCGCGCCGCACCGGCGATAACCTGGTGAAGCTGGTTATCCCGCTGTTTGCCGGGGTTGCCGCCGCCGCTGCGTTCCTGCTGCCCGGCCCGGCACCGATGCTGCTGGCGTCGCAGATGCATGCCGACTTTGGCTGGATGATCCTGCTGGGGCTGTGTGCCGCTATTCCGGGGATGCTGATTGCCGGGCCGCTGTTTGGCCGCTTTATTAGCCAGCACGTCCAGTTTGGCCTGCCTGCAGAAGGAAGCCACCCGGAGTTTGATGAAAGCAAGCTGCCGTCGTTTGGCTTCAGCCTGTCGCTGATCCTGTTTCCGCTGATTCTGGTGGGACTAAAAACCATCGGCGCGCGTTTCACCACGCCGGGCAGCAGCCTGTACCAGTGGCTGGAGTTTATTGGCCATCCGTTTACCGCCATTCTGCTGGCCTGTCTGGTGGCCATTTATGGCCTTGCTTACCGTCAGGGCATGGGCAAAGAGCGCGTGATGCAGATTTGCGGCGCGGCGCTGCAGCCGGCGGGCATTATTCTGCTGGTTATCGGTGCTGGCGGCGTATTTAAGCAGGTGCTGGTGGATTCGGGCGTTGGCCCGGCGCTGGGCAATGCGCTGACCGGGGCCGGTTTACCGGTGGCGCTGGCGTGCTTTGTGCTGGCGGGAGCGGTGCGTATCATCCAGGGTTCGGCCACCGTGGCCTGTCTGACCGCAGTGGGTCTGATTATGCCGGTGATTGAGCCGCTGCACTATTCTGGTGCGCAGATGGCCGCCCTGTCAATCTGCATTGCCGGGGGTTCTGTTATCTTCAGCCACGTCAATGACGCAGGTTTCTGGCTGTTTGGCCGCTTCACCGGCGCTAGCGAAGGGCAGACGCTGAAAACCTGGACGCTGATGGAAACCCTTCTCGGCACCGTGGGGGCAATCATTGGCATGATCGCTTTCGAACTGCTGTCATAA
- the gntK gene encoding gluconokinase, whose product MTTFSPSNHVFVLMGVSGSGKSAVANAVAYRLKAAFLDGDFLHPRVNIEKMSAGHPLDDDDRRPWLQAINDAAFAMQRTNAISLIVCSALKKSYRDILRKGNPNLSFVYLKGDADTIESRLRARKGHFFKPQMLVTQFATLEQPGDDENDVRVVDIHQPLDAVVATTLKTIDAAITQISTAP is encoded by the coding sequence ATGACGACATTTTCTCCGTCCAATCATGTGTTTGTGCTGATGGGCGTTTCCGGTAGCGGCAAATCCGCCGTTGCCAACGCGGTGGCTTACCGGCTGAAGGCCGCCTTTCTCGACGGTGACTTCCTGCATCCACGCGTCAACATCGAAAAAATGTCCGCTGGCCACCCGCTCGATGACGACGACCGTCGCCCGTGGTTGCAGGCGATCAACGATGCGGCATTTGCCATGCAGCGCACAAACGCAATCTCACTGATAGTCTGTTCGGCACTGAAAAAGAGCTATCGCGATATTCTGCGCAAGGGTAATCCGAACCTCTCCTTCGTTTATCTGAAAGGAGACGCCGATACGATCGAATCGCGACTGCGTGCGCGCAAAGGGCATTTCTTCAAACCCCAGATGCTGGTCACGCAGTTTGCCACGCTGGAGCAGCCGGGTGACGATGAAAACGATGTGCGGGTGGTCGATATTCATCAGCCGCTGGATGCGGTTGTTGCCACAACCCTGAAAACCATTGACGCAGCCATCACACAAATAAGCACAGCGCCATGA
- the gntR gene encoding gluconate operon transcriptional repressor GntR, with product MKKKRPGLQDVADRVGITKMTVSRYLRNPERVSAALQSKIAAALDALGYIPNRAPDMLSNATSRAIGVLLPSLTNQVFADVLRGIEAVTDAAGYQTLLGHFGYSAEKEELQLRSLLAWNIDGLILTERNHTAASLRMIETAGIPVVETMDCISPCLDMAVGIDNVEAARQMTQAILQKGHRHTVYLGARLDERTLQKEQGYRLAMLDAGLEPKSVMMEAASSFSAGAMLLCEAQKRYPQTDSLFCTNDDLAVGAMFECQRQGLRVPQQMAIAGFHGHDIAQVVTPRLATVQTPRERIGCQAARLLLARIRGEHVTHQPVDVGFTISPGESI from the coding sequence ATGAAGAAAAAAAGACCAGGATTACAGGATGTTGCCGATCGCGTCGGCATCACAAAAATGACCGTTAGCCGTTATCTGCGTAATCCTGAACGGGTCTCTGCCGCGTTGCAGAGCAAGATCGCCGCCGCGCTGGATGCACTGGGTTATATTCCCAATCGCGCCCCGGATATGCTCTCCAACGCCACCAGCCGGGCTATTGGCGTGCTGCTGCCCTCTCTGACCAACCAGGTGTTTGCCGACGTGCTGCGCGGTATTGAAGCCGTAACCGACGCCGCAGGCTACCAGACGCTGCTGGGTCATTTTGGCTACAGCGCTGAAAAAGAAGAGTTACAGCTGCGATCGTTACTGGCATGGAATATTGACGGGCTGATCCTCACCGAACGTAACCACACCGCAGCCAGTCTGCGCATGATCGAAACCGCCGGCATTCCGGTGGTAGAGACGATGGACTGTATCTCACCCTGTCTTGATATGGCGGTGGGGATCGATAACGTAGAGGCGGCGCGGCAGATGACCCAGGCCATCCTGCAAAAAGGCCATCGGCACACGGTGTACCTGGGAGCGCGCCTTGATGAACGTACCTTGCAAAAAGAGCAGGGCTATCGCCTCGCTATGCTGGATGCCGGGCTGGAGCCAAAGAGCGTGATGATGGAAGCGGCGTCGTCGTTTTCCGCAGGGGCGATGCTGTTATGTGAAGCGCAGAAGCGCTATCCGCAAACCGACAGCCTTTTTTGCACCAATGACGATCTGGCGGTAGGCGCGATGTTTGAATGCCAGCGCCAGGGGCTGCGCGTGCCGCAGCAGATGGCCATCGCCGGATTTCACGGCCATGATATTGCTCAGGTGGTGACGCCACGGCTGGCCACGGTGCAAACGCCGCGTGAACGTATTGGCTGTCAGGCGGCCCGGCTGTTGTTGGCACGCATCCGTGGGGAGCACGTCACTCATCAACCGGTGGATGTCGGATTTACCATTTCGCCCGGCGAAAGTATCTGA
- a CDS encoding pirin family protein, translating into MIYLRKAQDRGHANHGWLDSYHTFSFADYHDARFMGFSALRVINEDVIDAGQGFGTHPHKDMEILTYVLSGTVEHQDSMGNKEQIPAGEFQIMSAGSGVRHSEYNASKTVALHLYQIWIIPERSGIEPRYEQRRFDDAQGRQLVLSPDAREGSLKVYQDMTLSRWALQAGEQGSIDVADGRRIWIQVVKGEVTVNGEQASTSDALAIWDEQSLAITAGSAAEILVFDLPAV; encoded by the coding sequence ATGATTTACCTACGCAAAGCACAAGATCGCGGGCATGCTAATCATGGCTGGCTGGACAGCTATCACACCTTCTCCTTCGCGGATTACCACGATGCCAGGTTTATGGGCTTTTCGGCGCTGCGGGTGATTAACGAAGATGTGATCGACGCCGGGCAGGGATTTGGTACGCATCCGCATAAGGACATGGAAATCCTCACCTATGTGCTGTCCGGTACCGTTGAGCATCAGGACAGTATGGGGAATAAAGAGCAGATCCCGGCAGGCGAGTTTCAGATTATGAGCGCTGGTAGCGGCGTGCGTCACTCGGAGTACAACGCCAGCAAAACCGTGGCGCTGCATCTGTATCAGATTTGGATTATCCCGGAACGTAGCGGGATTGAGCCGCGTTATGAGCAGCGCCGTTTTGATGATGCTCAGGGTCGCCAGCTGGTGCTCTCGCCGGATGCGCGTGAGGGATCGCTAAAGGTGTACCAGGATATGACGCTGTCGCGCTGGGCGTTGCAGGCGGGCGAGCAGGGCAGTATTGATGTTGCTGACGGTCGCCGCATCTGGATCCAGGTGGTGAAAGGTGAAGTGACCGTCAACGGAGAGCAGGCAAGTACCAGCGATGCCCTGGCAATCTGGGATGAGCAATCGCTGGCGATAACCGCCGGCAGCGCTGCCGAGATCCTGGTGTTTGATCTGCCAGCAGTGTAA
- a CDS encoding type II toxin-antitoxin system RelB/DinJ family antitoxin: MVNAKAPGLDLSTVIRMVVNRLAVNAELPKDLLQPNQQTLEAIRNLENGVDIFKGNL; this comes from the coding sequence ATGGTCAATGCGAAAGCGCCTGGCCTGGATTTATCGACCGTTATTCGTATGGTCGTGAACCGTTTAGCTGTAAATGCGGAGCTGCCAAAGGATTTGCTTCAGCCTAACCAGCAAACCTTAGAAGCTATCCGAAACTTAGAAAACGGTGTCGATATTTTCAAAGGAAACTTATAA
- a CDS encoding ParD-like family protein, which yields MAISIRLDDDFVENVRIHADAESRSVPRQIEHWAKIGRIAEDNPDLPYSFISETLLAQSEVGKNKVTRYVRRTTGK from the coding sequence ATGGCCATTAGCATTCGCTTAGACGATGATTTCGTTGAGAATGTAAGGATTCATGCTGATGCTGAAAGTCGCAGTGTTCCCAGGCAGATTGAGCACTGGGCAAAAATTGGCAGGATTGCGGAAGATAATCCCGATCTGCCATACAGTTTTATCAGCGAAACCTTGCTGGCTCAAAGTGAAGTCGGCAAAAATAAGGTAACGCGTTATGTTCGAAGGACCACTGGCAAGTGA